The Hyphococcus flavus genome contains a region encoding:
- a CDS encoding BolA family protein: MQVAEIIRKKLTVALEPDQLDVIDESHLHAGHAGAREGGQSHFRLLVVSGAFEGLSRVARQRLVNDVLREELSGPIHALAMKTMTPEEAG, translated from the coding sequence ATGCAAGTCGCAGAAATCATCCGCAAAAAATTAACCGTCGCGCTAGAGCCGGATCAGCTCGATGTAATTGACGAATCTCACCTTCACGCTGGTCATGCCGGCGCGCGTGAAGGGGGGCAATCCCATTTCAGGCTGCTGGTTGTCTCAGGCGCCTTCGAAGGGCTGTCGAGGGTCGCCCGGCAACGCCTTGTCAACGACGTATTGCGCGAGGAGCTTTCAGGGCCAATTCACGCGCTGGCCATGAAAACAATGACTCCTGAAGAGGCGGGCTGA
- a CDS encoding rhomboid family intramembrane serine protease: MELPGAPATYALIIANLIASVYALSFDRKFADDFVFNVGALIRKKQHYRIFTSSFLHGDYFHLLFNMMTLYFFGPVVEQILGTDGFLIVYFGAIMTSGIVSFYANRKNLLYSSLGASDGVSGVILSFCMFFPFAPIYFMFVPVGIPAIIYGVLFMAISAGMMGGGGRIAHEGHLGGALAGVVLTILLRPEILGQMFGQG, translated from the coding sequence ATGGAACTCCCCGGCGCGCCGGCGACATACGCCCTGATCATCGCAAACCTGATTGCGAGTGTTTATGCGTTGTCATTTGATCGCAAATTCGCTGACGACTTTGTGTTCAATGTGGGCGCTTTGATTCGGAAAAAACAGCACTATCGCATCTTTACGTCTTCATTCCTGCATGGTGATTATTTTCACCTGCTGTTCAACATGATGACGTTGTATTTTTTCGGTCCAGTAGTTGAGCAAATTCTGGGCACGGACGGGTTCTTGATTGTCTATTTCGGCGCAATCATGACCAGCGGAATTGTCTCGTTCTACGCAAACAGAAAAAATCTGCTTTATTCATCGCTTGGCGCATCCGACGGGGTATCGGGCGTGATATTGTCTTTCTGCATGTTCTTTCCATTTGCGCCGATCTATTTCATGTTTGTGCCGGTTGGCATACCTGCAATCATTTACGGCGTCCTGTTCATGGCGATTTCCGCCGGCATGATGGGCGGCGGCGGACGCATCGCACATGAAGGCCATCTTGGCGGCGCGTTAGCCGGCGTGGTTTTGACTATTCTTTTGCGGCCGGAAATTCTGGGTCAGATGTTCGGTCAAGGCTGA